One Methylobacterium oryzae DNA window includes the following coding sequences:
- a CDS encoding sensor histidine kinase, protein MTRPRAPSIRRRLLVRMLLPALALALLLGFVGALVIRNVVETTHDRLLDGSVLAIAERLTVEDGEVSVDLPRVALGMLESQAQDRIYYSVTYGGALVTGYRDLPGLDVDTLPLGVTNHRDGIVRGAAVRIAAQARRVYGKPDPVLVQVAETREARQGLERRLLAGLALAELGLMGLIGALSWYSIDSSLRPLTRLSDAIDRRAVPGAINLQPLDVAGVPREALAPVLALNTLLERLEQAIAGERTFTSDASHQLRTPLAVLRMHVELLRRLTPGEPAHAAAIDDIDGAARRLERLLAQLIALARADAGAAATDAAAAITDLNDIAARVVTEQVPHALARGGEIVLDRPDGAVPVVGDAFIVGEILTNLVDNAIRYNRPEGTTVVRVRRTETGACLDVEDEGPGIPPEVREKVFERFYRVATRDGPDGSGLGLAIVRALADRIGGAVTLGSRAGGSGLLARASFRAP, encoded by the coding sequence GTGACCCGGCCGCGCGCGCCCTCGATCCGGCGGCGCCTGCTCGTCCGCATGCTGCTCCCGGCCCTGGCGCTCGCGCTGCTGCTGGGCTTCGTCGGCGCGCTCGTGATCCGGAACGTCGTGGAGACGACGCACGACCGCCTGCTCGACGGGTCCGTCCTGGCGATCGCCGAGCGGCTGACCGTGGAGGACGGCGAGGTGTCGGTCGACCTGCCCCGCGTCGCCCTCGGGATGCTGGAGAGCCAGGCGCAGGACCGGATCTACTACAGCGTCACCTACGGCGGGGCGCTGGTGACCGGCTATCGCGACCTCCCGGGCCTGGACGTCGATACGCTCCCGCTCGGGGTGACGAACCATCGCGACGGCATCGTCCGCGGGGCGGCCGTGCGGATCGCCGCCCAGGCCCGGCGGGTCTACGGGAAGCCGGACCCGGTCCTCGTGCAGGTCGCCGAGACGCGCGAGGCCCGCCAGGGCCTAGAGCGACGCCTGCTCGCCGGGCTCGCACTGGCCGAGCTGGGGCTGATGGGCCTGATCGGGGCCCTGTCGTGGTACAGCATCGACAGCAGCCTGAGGCCGCTGACCCGGCTGAGCGACGCGATCGACCGGCGGGCGGTCCCGGGCGCGATCAACCTGCAGCCGCTGGACGTGGCCGGGGTGCCCCGCGAGGCGCTGGCCCCGGTGCTCGCCCTCAACACGCTGCTCGAGCGCCTGGAGCAGGCGATCGCGGGGGAGCGCACCTTCACGTCGGACGCCTCGCACCAGCTGCGGACGCCGCTCGCCGTGCTCAGGATGCACGTGGAATTGCTCCGCAGGCTCACGCCCGGGGAACCGGCCCACGCCGCGGCGATCGACGATATCGACGGAGCCGCGCGGCGCCTGGAACGCCTCCTCGCGCAACTGATCGCGCTCGCCCGCGCCGATGCGGGCGCGGCCGCCACGGACGCCGCCGCGGCGATCACCGACCTGAACGACATCGCGGCCCGCGTGGTCACGGAGCAGGTGCCCCACGCCCTCGCGCGCGGGGGCGAGATCGTGCTCGATCGCCCCGACGGCGCGGTACCGGTCGTGGGCGATGCGTTCATCGTCGGCGAGATCCTCACCAATCTCGTGGACAACGCGATCCGCTACAACCGTCCCGAAGGCACCACCGTCGTCCGTGTCCGGCGCACGGAGACGGGCGCCTGCCTGGACGTCGAGGACGAGGGCCCGGGCATACCGCCGGAGGTGCGCGAGAAGGTCTTCGAGCGATTCTACCGTGTCGCGACGCGAGACGGTCCTGACGGCAGCGGCCTCGGGCTCGCGATCGTCCGAGCCCTCGCGGACCGGATCGGCGGGGCGGTCACGCTCGGTTCCCGCGCAGGCGGATCGGGACTGCTCGCGCGGGCGAGCTTCCGCGCGCCGTAG
- a CDS encoding response regulator has protein sequence MRVLVVEDDAALARGLVAALRHGGYAVDHEADGADAVQLALSEPYSLIVLDLGLPGLPGFEVLKAVRAAGSTVPVMILTARDAISDRVRGLDLGADDYLLKPFDLAEFEARVRALVRRGQAVPNPVLRCGALELDRAAGTVTLGGAPVALRRRELAVLTILMTRAGKPVPKERLSAEIFGFDEAVAPNALELYVARLRKKLQPDGPEIRTIRGLGYLLMPV, from the coding sequence ATGCGCGTTCTGGTCGTCGAGGACGATGCCGCCCTGGCGCGCGGCCTCGTCGCCGCCCTCCGGCACGGCGGATACGCCGTCGACCACGAGGCGGACGGAGCGGACGCGGTGCAGCTCGCGCTGAGCGAACCCTACAGCCTCATCGTCCTGGACCTCGGCCTGCCGGGTCTGCCGGGCTTCGAGGTCCTCAAGGCCGTCCGGGCGGCCGGCTCGACCGTTCCGGTCATGATCCTGACCGCGCGCGACGCCATCAGCGACCGCGTCCGCGGGCTCGATCTCGGGGCGGACGATTACCTGCTCAAGCCGTTCGACCTCGCCGAGTTCGAGGCGCGGGTGCGGGCGCTCGTCCGCCGCGGGCAGGCGGTGCCGAACCCGGTCCTGCGCTGCGGCGCGCTGGAGCTCGACCGGGCCGCGGGCACCGTGACCCTCGGCGGGGCGCCCGTCGCGCTGCGCCGCCGGGAACTCGCCGTCCTGACCATCCTGATGACGCGCGCCGGGAAACCCGTCCCGAAGGAACGGCTCAGCGCCGAGATCTTCGGCTTCGACGAGGCGGTCGCGCCGAACGCCCTCGAACTCTACGTCGCCCGCCTGCGGAAGAAGCTGCAGCCGGACGGTCCCGAGATCCGCACGATCCGCGGCCTCGGCTACCTGCTGATGCCGGTGTGA
- a CDS encoding MFS transporter yields MIQAHPSSSKVATVLRVTSGNFLEMFDFFLFGFYATYISKTFFPVGNEFASLMLTFVTFGAGFLMRPLGAIFLGAYVDSIGRRKGLIVTLGIMAAGTILIAFVPGYGTIGLFAPFLVLVGRLLQGFSAGVELGGVSVYLSEMATPGNKGFYVSWQSGSQQVAVMFAAVIGYILNHALSLADMNDWGWRIPFFIGCAIVPFLFYIRRSLEETEEFLKRKHRPSMKEVFGSLASNWQIVLLGMLLVGMTTISFYTITVYTPTFGKAVLKLSDTDSLLVTFCTALSNLFWLPVMGALSDRIGRKPLLLVFSALTLLTAYPVLGWLVANPSFGNMLIALLWLSFLYGSYNGAMVVALTEVIPASVRTAGFSLAYSLATALLGGFTPLVSTWLIEATGNRAAPGLWMAFGGACGLVATLLIYRRATQPVALGAPA; encoded by the coding sequence ATGATACAGGCCCATCCGTCGAGTTCCAAAGTCGCCACGGTCCTGCGCGTGACCAGCGGCAACTTCCTGGAGATGTTCGACTTCTTCCTGTTCGGCTTCTACGCCACCTACATCTCCAAGACCTTCTTCCCGGTCGGCAACGAGTTCGCCTCGCTGATGCTGACCTTCGTGACGTTCGGCGCCGGCTTCCTGATGCGGCCCCTCGGCGCGATCTTCCTCGGCGCCTACGTGGACAGTATCGGCCGCCGGAAGGGGCTGATCGTCACGCTCGGCATCATGGCGGCCGGCACGATCCTGATCGCCTTCGTCCCCGGCTACGGCACGATCGGCCTGTTCGCGCCCTTCCTGGTCCTCGTCGGGCGCCTGCTGCAGGGCTTCTCGGCCGGCGTCGAGCTCGGCGGCGTCTCCGTCTACCTGTCGGAGATGGCCACCCCCGGCAACAAGGGCTTCTACGTGTCCTGGCAATCCGGCAGCCAGCAGGTCGCGGTCATGTTCGCCGCCGTGATCGGCTACATCCTCAACCACGCCCTCTCTCTCGCCGACATGAACGACTGGGGCTGGCGGATCCCGTTCTTCATCGGCTGCGCGATCGTGCCGTTCCTGTTCTACATCCGGCGGTCGCTGGAGGAGACGGAGGAGTTCCTGAAGCGCAAGCACCGCCCCTCCATGAAGGAGGTGTTCGGCTCGCTCGCCAGCAACTGGCAGATCGTGCTGCTCGGCATGCTGCTCGTCGGCATGACCACGATCTCGTTCTACACGATCACCGTCTACACCCCGACCTTCGGCAAGGCCGTGCTCAAGCTGTCCGACACCGACAGCCTTCTCGTGACCTTCTGCACCGCGCTGTCGAACCTGTTCTGGCTGCCGGTCATGGGGGCCCTGTCCGACCGGATCGGGCGCAAGCCGCTCCTGCTGGTGTTCTCGGCGCTGACCCTGCTCACCGCCTACCCGGTGCTGGGCTGGCTCGTGGCCAACCCGAGCTTCGGGAACATGCTGATCGCTCTCCTGTGGCTGTCCTTCCTGTACGGCAGCTACAACGGCGCGATGGTGGTCGCGCTGACCGAGGTGATCCCGGCGAGCGTGCGCACGGCCGGCTTCTCCCTCGCCTACTCGCTGGCGACGGCACTCCTCGGCGGCTTCACGCCCCTCGTCTCCACGTGGCTCATCGAGGCCACGGGCAACCGCGCGGCCCCCGGGCTGTGGATGGCCTTCGGCGGGGCGTGCGGCCTCGTCGCCACGCTCCTGATCTACCGCCGCGCGACCCAGCCGGTCGCTCTGGGAGCCCCCGCGTGA
- a CDS encoding ABC transporter substrate-binding protein produces the protein MRAPAVVGLVLLLMAGPGPASAQVEPSPTAEGTGSAAARGATVVVVRATTDEAEVADLLAGFREAHPGVAVSYTKMNSATLYDGFVEEAAAGAVEADIVWSSAMDRQIKLVNDGYAAHYASPEAASLPAWAVWRNEAFGVTAEPIAIAYNRTLLPPEQVPQTRADLIRALTDHPETWQGKVAAYDPERSGVGSLILAQDADVTPRTWDLVSALGQAGVKLYTRTETMLDRIAAGEAVLAYGVFGAYALERARHDPAIGLVLPTDYTLLVSRIAFIAKDAPHPVAARMFLDYMLSREGQARLAARSLTPARTDARRADDPVASATALRPVPVGPELLANLDQIRHARMLRRWRRAMEGR, from the coding sequence GTGCGCGCTCCCGCTGTCGTCGGCCTCGTCCTGCTGCTGATGGCCGGTCCGGGCCCGGCCTCGGCACAGGTCGAACCATCTCCGACGGCCGAGGGGACCGGGTCCGCCGCGGCCCGCGGCGCGACCGTCGTGGTCGTGCGGGCGACGACCGACGAGGCCGAGGTCGCCGACCTCCTCGCGGGCTTCCGCGAGGCCCATCCCGGCGTGGCGGTCTCCTACACCAAGATGAATTCCGCGACCCTGTACGACGGCTTCGTGGAGGAGGCCGCGGCCGGCGCGGTCGAGGCGGACATCGTGTGGAGTTCCGCCATGGATCGCCAGATCAAGCTGGTGAACGACGGCTACGCCGCCCACTACGCGTCCCCCGAGGCGGCCTCCCTGCCGGCCTGGGCCGTGTGGCGCAACGAGGCGTTCGGCGTCACGGCCGAGCCGATCGCCATCGCCTACAACAGGACGCTCCTCCCGCCGGAGCAGGTTCCCCAGACCCGCGCCGACCTGATCCGAGCCCTGACGGACCACCCCGAGACGTGGCAGGGGAAGGTCGCCGCCTACGATCCGGAGCGGAGCGGCGTCGGCTCGCTCATCCTCGCGCAGGACGCGGACGTGACGCCCCGGACGTGGGACCTCGTCTCAGCCCTCGGGCAGGCCGGCGTGAAGCTCTACACCCGGACGGAGACCATGCTCGACCGCATCGCCGCGGGCGAGGCCGTCCTCGCCTACGGCGTGTTCGGCGCCTACGCCCTCGAGCGGGCCCGGCACGATCCGGCGATCGGCCTCGTGCTGCCCACGGACTACACGCTCCTCGTCTCGCGGATCGCCTTCATCGCGAAGGACGCGCCGCATCCCGTCGCAGCCCGCATGTTCCTCGACTACATGCTCTCCCGCGAGGGGCAGGCGCGGCTCGCCGCCCGGTCGCTCACGCCGGCCCGGACGGATGCCCGCCGGGCCGACGACCCGGTCGCGTCCGCCACGGCCCTGCGGCCGGTCCCGGTCGGGCCGGAGCTGCTGGCCAATCTCGACCAGATCCGGCACGCCCGCATGCTGCGGCGCTGGCGGCGCGCCATGGAAGGCCGCTGA